The following are encoded together in the Lactuca sativa cultivar Salinas chromosome 1, Lsat_Salinas_v11, whole genome shotgun sequence genome:
- the LOC111879302 gene encoding ultraviolet-B receptor UVR8: MSIATRFASRISRSASANGKLSIGFCQRRFMRVLTCEEQELVNDSDSVKNQRFVAVWGNGDYGRLGLGSLESKWRPAVCSAFGDGSLREIACGGAHTLFLTDSGNVYASGLNDHGQLGVSDDKGYTIDPLEVSGLPNNIVKISAGYYHSSAITESGELYMWGKNSSGQLGLGKKAGKLIPFPSKVEFLNGVPIKMAALGSDHSIAVTETGDVLSWGGGESGRLGHGHKSSLLGFLSSTSEYTPRLIKELEGVKIKSVAAGMLHSACIDENGSVFVFGEKAVQKLVSREGSTVSTPSQIKELPFSQEVACGAHHTCVITSGGELYTWGSNDNGCLGTGDTHTVHVPERVQGPFLKHSVSKVSCGWKHTAAISDGNVYTWGWGGAMGTFFEAEHSSGGQLGLGDDVDYVEPTLVDFGENVKVVQISCGFNHTGAVLEYN; encoded by the exons ATGTCGATCGCCACACGTTTTGCGTCGAGAATTTCCAGATCAGCTTCAGCGAACGGGAAATTGAGTATAGGGTTTTGTCAACGGAGGTTTATGAGGGTTTTGACGTGTGAGGAACAGGAATTGGTCAACGACAGTGACAGTGTcaagaaccagagatttgtggcTGTTTGGGGAAATGGCGATTATGGGAGATTGGGTTTGGGTAGCTTGGAATCGAAATGGAGGCCTGCGGTTTGTTCGGCTTTTGGAGATGGAAGTCTCCGAGAGATCGCGTGTGGTGGAGCTCACACTCTGTTCTTAACAG ATTCTGGTAATGTGTATGCTTCTGGACTCAATGACCATGGACAACTGGGTGTTTCAGATGATAAAGGCTACACAATT GATCCACTAGAAGTTTCTGGACTTCCTAACAATATAGTGAAAATTTCAGCTGGATATTATCACTCTTCAGCTATTACAG AAAGTGGAGAACTTTATATGTGGGGAAAGAATTCCAGTGGTCAACTTGGACTTGGAAAGA AGGCAGGAAAGCTAATTCCATTCCCAAGTAAAGTGGAATTCCTGAATGGAGTCCCCATAAAGATGGCTGCTTTGGGTTCTGATCACTCTATTGCTGTTACAG AAACAGGTGATGTGTTAAGTTGGGGAGGAGGAGAATCTGGAAGGCTTGGTCATGGACACAAATCAAGCCTCTTGGGCTTTTTGAGTTCTACAAG TGAATATACACCAAGGCTCATTAAGGAACTTGAAGGAGTCAAG ATTAAAAGTGTTGCTGCTGGGATGTTACATTCAGCATGCATTGATG AAAACGGTTCCGTATTTGTTTTTGGGGAAAAAGCAGTACAAAAATTG GTGTCAAGAGAAGGAAGCACTGTTTCAACTCCTTCTCAAATAAAGGAATTACCATTTTCTCAAGAGGTTGCATGTGGTGCTCATCACACATGTGTCATCACAa GTGGAGGAGAACTGTATACATGGGGCTCCAATGACAATGGTTGTCTTGGTACTGG TGATACACATACTGTTCATGTGCCCGAAAGAGTTCAAGGTCCATTCCTAAAACATTCTGTTtccaag GTGTCATGTGGATGGAAGCATACAGCagctatttctg ATGGAAATGTTTATACTTGGGGTTGGGGTGGGGCCATGGGGACGTTTTTTGAAGCCGAACATTCTTCTGGTGGACAGTTG GGCCTAGGAGATGATGTAGACTACGTTGAACCAACGTTGGTTGACTTTGGTGAGAATGTGAAAGTAGTACAGATCTCGTGTGGGTTCAACCACACGGGCGCTGTACTCGAATACAACTAA